A genomic stretch from Xenopus laevis strain J_2021 chromosome 6S, Xenopus_laevis_v10.1, whole genome shotgun sequence includes:
- the gfus.L gene encoding GDP-L-fucose synthase isoform X6: MEGKRILVTGGSGLVGKAIEKVVADGEGRPDEQWIFISSKDADLTNAADTKCLFEKHKPTHVIHLAAMVGGLFRNMKYNLDFLRNNLHINDNVLHSAYEMGVQKVVSCLSTCIFPDKTTYPIDETMIHNGPPHTSNFGYSYAKRMIDVQNRAYYEQHGCKFTSVIPTNVFGPHDNFNIDDGHVLPGLIHKVYSAKQNGTALSIWGTGQPRRQFIYSLDLARLFIWVLREYNEVDPIILSVGEEDEVSIKEAAESIVAAMEFKGELIFDSTKSDGQFKKTASNHKLRKYLPDFQFTPFNKERQRENSQHPTPASHLDNFTPAL; this comes from the exons ATGGAGGGAAAGCGCATCCTGGTAACTGGGGGCTCAGGCCTGGTGGGCAAAGCCATAGAGAAGGTGGTGGCAGATGGAGAGGGGCGACCAGACGAGCAGTGGATTTTCATTAGCTCCAAAGATGCCGACTTGAC GAATGCGGCCGACACCAAATGTCTGTTTGAGAAGCACAAACCCACTCATGTTATTCACTTGGCGGCTATGGTGGGGGGGCTGTTCCGGAACATGAAGTACAACCTGGATTTCCTG AGAAACAACCTGCACATCAATGACAATGTCCTGCATTCTGCCTACGAAATGGGGGTCCAGAAGGTGGTGTCGTGCCTTTCTACCTGCATCTTCCCAGACAAGACCACCTATCCTATCGATGAGACCATG ATCCACAACGGCCCCCCCCACACCTCTAACTTTGGCTATTCCTATGCAAAGAGAATGATCGATGTGCAGAACAG AGCTTACTATGAACAGCACGGCTGTAAGTTCACCTCCGTCATTCCCACCAACGTCTTCGGCCCACACGATAATTTCAATATTGACGATGGGCATGTCCTGCCGGGGCTCATCCACAAAGTCTACTCGGCCAAGC AGAATGGCACTGCTCTCTCTATCTGGGGCACGGGGCAACCACGGAGACAGTTCATCTATTCACTG GATCTTGCAAGGCTTTTCATTTGGGTGCTGAGGGAGTACAATGAGGTTGACCCCATTATTCTTTCTG TTGGAGAGGAGGATGAGGTGTCCATCAAGGAAGCAGCCGAGAGCATCGTAGCAGCCATGGAGTTTAAGGGAGAGCTGATT TTCGACAGCACAAAGTCTGATGGGCAGTTCAAGAAGACTGCGAGTAACCACAAGCTCAGGAAATACCTGCCGGACTTTCAGTTCACCCCCTTCAATAAAG
- the gfus.L gene encoding GDP-L-fucose synthase isoform X7, with the protein MEGKRILVTGGSGLVGKAIEKVVADGEGRPDEQWIFISSKDADLTNAADTKCLFEKHKPTHVIHLAAMVGGLFRNMKYNLDFLRNNLHINDNVLHSAYEMGVQKVVSCLSTCIFPDKTTYPIDETMIHNGPPHTSNFGYSYAKRMIDVQNRAYYEQHGCKFTSVIPTNVFGPHDNFNIDDGHVLPGLIHKVYSAKQNGTALSIWGTGQPRRQFIYSLDLARLFIWVLREYNEVDPIILSVGEEDEVSIKEAAESIVAAMEFKGELIFDSTKSDGQFKKTASNHKLRKYLPDFQFTPFNKAVQETCNWFNSNYAQARK; encoded by the exons ATGGAGGGAAAGCGCATCCTGGTAACTGGGGGCTCAGGCCTGGTGGGCAAAGCCATAGAGAAGGTGGTGGCAGATGGAGAGGGGCGACCAGACGAGCAGTGGATTTTCATTAGCTCCAAAGATGCCGACTTGAC GAATGCGGCCGACACCAAATGTCTGTTTGAGAAGCACAAACCCACTCATGTTATTCACTTGGCGGCTATGGTGGGGGGGCTGTTCCGGAACATGAAGTACAACCTGGATTTCCTG AGAAACAACCTGCACATCAATGACAATGTCCTGCATTCTGCCTACGAAATGGGGGTCCAGAAGGTGGTGTCGTGCCTTTCTACCTGCATCTTCCCAGACAAGACCACCTATCCTATCGATGAGACCATG ATCCACAACGGCCCCCCCCACACCTCTAACTTTGGCTATTCCTATGCAAAGAGAATGATCGATGTGCAGAACAG AGCTTACTATGAACAGCACGGCTGTAAGTTCACCTCCGTCATTCCCACCAACGTCTTCGGCCCACACGATAATTTCAATATTGACGATGGGCATGTCCTGCCGGGGCTCATCCACAAAGTCTACTCGGCCAAGC AGAATGGCACTGCTCTCTCTATCTGGGGCACGGGGCAACCACGGAGACAGTTCATCTATTCACTG GATCTTGCAAGGCTTTTCATTTGGGTGCTGAGGGAGTACAATGAGGTTGACCCCATTATTCTTTCTG TTGGAGAGGAGGATGAGGTGTCCATCAAGGAAGCAGCCGAGAGCATCGTAGCAGCCATGGAGTTTAAGGGAGAGCTGATT TTCGACAGCACAAAGTCTGATGGGCAGTTCAAGAAGACTGCGAGTAACCACAAGCTCAGGAAATACCTGCCGGACTTTCAGTTCACCCCCTTCAATAAAG CGGTGCAGGAAACCTGTAACTGGTTTAACAGTAACTATGCCCAGGCCAGAAAGTGA
- the gfus.L gene encoding GDP-L-fucose synthase isoform X4 has protein sequence MEGKRILVTGGSGLVGKAIEKVVADGEGRPDEQWIFISSKDADLTNAADTKCLFEKHKPTHVIHLAAMVGGLFRNMKYNLDFLRNNLHINDNVLHSAYEMGVQKVVSCLSTCIFPDKTTYPIDETMIHNGPPHTSNFGYSYAKRMIDVQNRAYYEQHGCKFTSVIPTNVFGPHDNFNIDDGHVLPGLIHKVYSAKQNGTALSIWGTGQPRRQFIYSLDLARLFIWVLREYNEVDPIILSVGEEDEVSIKEAAESIVAAMEFKGELIFDSTKSDGQFKKTASNHKLRKYLPDFQFTPFNKAGGSVITKSWGSSLIQTVARPCPDSSPD, from the exons ATGGAGGGAAAGCGCATCCTGGTAACTGGGGGCTCAGGCCTGGTGGGCAAAGCCATAGAGAAGGTGGTGGCAGATGGAGAGGGGCGACCAGACGAGCAGTGGATTTTCATTAGCTCCAAAGATGCCGACTTGAC GAATGCGGCCGACACCAAATGTCTGTTTGAGAAGCACAAACCCACTCATGTTATTCACTTGGCGGCTATGGTGGGGGGGCTGTTCCGGAACATGAAGTACAACCTGGATTTCCTG AGAAACAACCTGCACATCAATGACAATGTCCTGCATTCTGCCTACGAAATGGGGGTCCAGAAGGTGGTGTCGTGCCTTTCTACCTGCATCTTCCCAGACAAGACCACCTATCCTATCGATGAGACCATG ATCCACAACGGCCCCCCCCACACCTCTAACTTTGGCTATTCCTATGCAAAGAGAATGATCGATGTGCAGAACAG AGCTTACTATGAACAGCACGGCTGTAAGTTCACCTCCGTCATTCCCACCAACGTCTTCGGCCCACACGATAATTTCAATATTGACGATGGGCATGTCCTGCCGGGGCTCATCCACAAAGTCTACTCGGCCAAGC AGAATGGCACTGCTCTCTCTATCTGGGGCACGGGGCAACCACGGAGACAGTTCATCTATTCACTG GATCTTGCAAGGCTTTTCATTTGGGTGCTGAGGGAGTACAATGAGGTTGACCCCATTATTCTTTCTG TTGGAGAGGAGGATGAGGTGTCCATCAAGGAAGCAGCCGAGAGCATCGTAGCAGCCATGGAGTTTAAGGGAGAGCTGATT TTCGACAGCACAAAGTCTGATGGGCAGTTCAAGAAGACTGCGAGTAACCACAAGCTCAGGAAATACCTGCCGGACTTTCAGTTCACCCCCTTCAATAAAG
- the gfus.L gene encoding GDP-L-fucose synthase isoform X5: protein MEGKRILVTGGSGLVGKAIEKVVADGEGRPDEQWIFISSKDADLTNAADTKCLFEKHKPTHVIHLAAMVGGLFRNMKYNLDFLRNNLHINDNVLHSAYEMGVQKVVSCLSTCIFPDKTTYPIDETMIHNGPPHTSNFGYSYAKRMIDVQNRAYYEQHGCKFTSVIPTNVFGPHDNFNIDDGHVLPGLIHKVYSAKQNGTALSIWGTGQPRRQFIYSLDLARLFIWVLREYNEVDPIILSVGEEDEVSIKEAAESIVAAMEFKGELIFDSTKSDGQFKKTASNHKLRKYLPDFQFTPFNKGGSVITKSWGSSLIQTVARPCPDSSPD, encoded by the exons ATGGAGGGAAAGCGCATCCTGGTAACTGGGGGCTCAGGCCTGGTGGGCAAAGCCATAGAGAAGGTGGTGGCAGATGGAGAGGGGCGACCAGACGAGCAGTGGATTTTCATTAGCTCCAAAGATGCCGACTTGAC GAATGCGGCCGACACCAAATGTCTGTTTGAGAAGCACAAACCCACTCATGTTATTCACTTGGCGGCTATGGTGGGGGGGCTGTTCCGGAACATGAAGTACAACCTGGATTTCCTG AGAAACAACCTGCACATCAATGACAATGTCCTGCATTCTGCCTACGAAATGGGGGTCCAGAAGGTGGTGTCGTGCCTTTCTACCTGCATCTTCCCAGACAAGACCACCTATCCTATCGATGAGACCATG ATCCACAACGGCCCCCCCCACACCTCTAACTTTGGCTATTCCTATGCAAAGAGAATGATCGATGTGCAGAACAG AGCTTACTATGAACAGCACGGCTGTAAGTTCACCTCCGTCATTCCCACCAACGTCTTCGGCCCACACGATAATTTCAATATTGACGATGGGCATGTCCTGCCGGGGCTCATCCACAAAGTCTACTCGGCCAAGC AGAATGGCACTGCTCTCTCTATCTGGGGCACGGGGCAACCACGGAGACAGTTCATCTATTCACTG GATCTTGCAAGGCTTTTCATTTGGGTGCTGAGGGAGTACAATGAGGTTGACCCCATTATTCTTTCTG TTGGAGAGGAGGATGAGGTGTCCATCAAGGAAGCAGCCGAGAGCATCGTAGCAGCCATGGAGTTTAAGGGAGAGCTGATT TTCGACAGCACAAAGTCTGATGGGCAGTTCAAGAAGACTGCGAGTAACCACAAGCTCAGGAAATACCTGCCGGACTTTCAGTTCACCCCCTTCAATAAAG
- the gfus.L gene encoding GDP-L-fucose synthase isoform X8 — protein MEGKRILVTGGSGLVGKAIEKVVADGEGRPDEQWIFISSKDADLTNAADTKCLFEKHKPTHVIHLAAMVGGLFRNMKYNLDFLRNNLHINDNVLHSAYEMGVQKVVSCLSTCIFPDKTTYPIDETMIHNGPPHTSNFGYSYAKRMIDVQNRAYYEQHGCKFTSVIPTNVFGPHDNFNIDDGHVLPGLIHKVYSAKQNGTALSIWGTGQPRRQFIYSLDLARLFIWVLREYNEVDPIILSVGEEDEVSIKEAAESIVAAMEFKGELIFDSTKSDGQFKKTASNHKLRKYLPDFQFTPFNKGFGAVALCLYGLQVY, from the exons ATGGAGGGAAAGCGCATCCTGGTAACTGGGGGCTCAGGCCTGGTGGGCAAAGCCATAGAGAAGGTGGTGGCAGATGGAGAGGGGCGACCAGACGAGCAGTGGATTTTCATTAGCTCCAAAGATGCCGACTTGAC GAATGCGGCCGACACCAAATGTCTGTTTGAGAAGCACAAACCCACTCATGTTATTCACTTGGCGGCTATGGTGGGGGGGCTGTTCCGGAACATGAAGTACAACCTGGATTTCCTG AGAAACAACCTGCACATCAATGACAATGTCCTGCATTCTGCCTACGAAATGGGGGTCCAGAAGGTGGTGTCGTGCCTTTCTACCTGCATCTTCCCAGACAAGACCACCTATCCTATCGATGAGACCATG ATCCACAACGGCCCCCCCCACACCTCTAACTTTGGCTATTCCTATGCAAAGAGAATGATCGATGTGCAGAACAG AGCTTACTATGAACAGCACGGCTGTAAGTTCACCTCCGTCATTCCCACCAACGTCTTCGGCCCACACGATAATTTCAATATTGACGATGGGCATGTCCTGCCGGGGCTCATCCACAAAGTCTACTCGGCCAAGC AGAATGGCACTGCTCTCTCTATCTGGGGCACGGGGCAACCACGGAGACAGTTCATCTATTCACTG GATCTTGCAAGGCTTTTCATTTGGGTGCTGAGGGAGTACAATGAGGTTGACCCCATTATTCTTTCTG TTGGAGAGGAGGATGAGGTGTCCATCAAGGAAGCAGCCGAGAGCATCGTAGCAGCCATGGAGTTTAAGGGAGAGCTGATT TTCGACAGCACAAAGTCTGATGGGCAGTTCAAGAAGACTGCGAGTAACCACAAGCTCAGGAAATACCTGCCGGACTTTCAGTTCACCCCCTTCAATAAAG GATTTGGAGCAGTTGCCCTTTGTCTGTATGGGCTACAGGTTTATTAG